A genomic stretch from Peromyscus eremicus chromosome 6, PerEre_H2_v1, whole genome shotgun sequence includes:
- the Gja8 gene encoding gap junction alpha-8 protein, with translation MGDWSFLGNILEEVNEHSTVIGRVWLTVLFIFRILILGTAAEFVWGDEQSDFVCNTQQPGCENVCYDEAFPISHIRLWVLQIIFVSTPSLMYVGHAVHHVRMEEKRKDREAEELCQQSRSNGGERVPIAPDQASIRKSSSSSKGTKKFRLEGTLLRTYVCHIIFKTLFEVGFIVGHYFLYGFRILPLYRCSRWPCPNVVDCFVSRPTEKTIFILFMLSVAFVSLFLNIMEMSHLGMKGIRSAFKRPVEQPLGEIPEKSLHSIAVSSIQKAKGYQLLEEEKIVSHYFPLTEVGMVETSPLSAKPFSQFEEKIGTGPLADVSRGYQETLPSYAQVGAQEVEGEEQPVEEAVEPEVGEKKQEAEKMAPEGQETVAVPDAEKAETPGVAKDGEKEELQAEKVAKQGLAAEKSPSLCPELTTDDNRPLSRLSKASSRARSDDLTI, from the coding sequence ATGGGCGACTGGAGTTTCCTGGGAAACATCTTGGAGGAGGTGAATGAACACTCCACCGTCATTGGCAGAGTTTGGCTCACGGTCCTCTTCATCTTCCGAATCCTCATCCTGGGCACGGCAGCTGAGTTTGTGTGGGGCGACGAGCAGTCTGATTTCGTATGCAACACCCAGCAGCCAGGTTGCGAGAACGTCTGCTACGACGAGGCCTTTCCCATCTCTCACATCCGCCTCTGGGTCCTGCAGATCATCTTCGTCTCCACTCCATCGCTGATGTACGTGGGGCACGCGGTACATCACGTCCGCATGGAGGAAAAGCGAAAGGACCGTGAAGCCGAGGAGCTGTGTCAGCAGTCCCGCAGCAACGGGGGTGAGAGGGTGCCAATCGCCCCGGACCAGGCCAGCAtcaggaagagcagcagcagcagcaagggcACCAAGAAGTTCCGGCTGGAGGGCACGCTGCTAAGGACCTATGTCTGCCACATCATCTTCAAGACCCTCTTCGAGGTGGGCTTCATCGTGGGCCACTACTTCCTGTACGGCTTCCGCATCCTGCCCCTCTATCGCTGCAGCCGATGGCCCTGCCCCAATGTGGTGGACTGCTTTGTGTCCCGGCCTACGGAGAAAACCATCTTCATCCTGTTCATGCTCTCTGTCGCTTTtgtgtccctctttctcaacatCATGGAGATGAGCCACCTGGGCATGAAGGGAATCCGGTCTGCCTTCAAGAGGCCTGTTGAGCAACCACTGGGGGAGATCCCCGAGAAGTCCCTCCATTCCATTGCGGTTTCCTCCATCCAGAAAGCCAAGGGCTACCAGCTCCTAGAAGAAGAGAAGATCGTATCCCACTACTTCCCTCTGACTGAAGTTGGAATGGTGGAGACCAGCCCACTTTCAGCCAAGCCCTTCAGTCAGTTTGAGGAGAAGATCGGCACAGGACCCCTGGCGGATGTGTCACGGGGTTACCAAGAAACCCTGCCTTCTTATGCTCAGGTGGGGGCCCAGGAAGTGGAGGGGGAAGAGCAGCCGGTAGAGGAGGCTGTGGAACCCGAAGTGGGAGAGAAGAAGCAGGAAGCCGAGAAGATGGCCCCAGAAGGGCAGGAGACGGTTGCAGTGCCTGATGCGGAGAAAGCCGAGACCCCTGGAGTGGCGAAGGACGGCGAGAAGGAAGAACTGCAAGCTGAAAAGGTAGCCAAGCAAGGGCTGGCGGCCGAGAAGTCGCCTTCCCTCTGTCCAGAGCTGACAACCGATGACAACAGGCCCctgagcaggctgagcaaagccaGCAGCAGGGCCAGGTCGGATGACCTCACCATATGA